A single window of Microbispora hainanensis DNA harbors:
- a CDS encoding ABC transporter permease has product MSATTTETGTSFVPAADTLGAVLAPGVRPPRPSALSASLTFGWRAMLKIKHVPEQLFDVTAFPIMMTLMFTYLFGGALAGSPTEYLQFLLPGIMVTSVVMITMYTGVEVNKDIEKGVFDRFRSLPIWRPSTMVGYLLGDALRYTMASTVILVVGLALGFRPQGGVAGVVAAIALLVAFSFAFSWIWTMFGLLLRSEKSVMGVSMMVLFPLTFLSNVYVDPQTMPGWLQAFVGVNPISHLVTAARSLMAGSPDTGEITWVLVCGALSVVIFGALTMRLYNRK; this is encoded by the coding sequence ATGAGCGCCACGACCACCGAGACCGGCACGTCCTTCGTCCCCGCCGCCGACACGCTCGGCGCGGTCCTGGCGCCTGGCGTACGCCCGCCGCGCCCCAGCGCCCTGTCGGCCTCGCTGACGTTCGGCTGGCGGGCGATGTTGAAGATCAAGCACGTGCCCGAGCAGCTCTTCGACGTCACCGCGTTCCCGATCATGATGACGTTGATGTTCACCTATCTGTTCGGCGGTGCGCTGGCGGGCTCGCCGACGGAGTATCTGCAGTTCCTGCTGCCGGGCATCATGGTGACGAGCGTCGTCATGATCACGATGTACACCGGGGTCGAGGTCAACAAGGACATCGAGAAGGGCGTCTTCGACCGCTTCCGCAGCCTGCCGATCTGGCGGCCGTCGACCATGGTCGGCTACCTGCTCGGCGACGCGTTGCGCTACACGATGGCCTCGACGGTCATCCTCGTGGTCGGCCTCGCGCTGGGTTTCCGCCCGCAGGGCGGGGTCGCCGGCGTGGTGGCCGCGATCGCGCTGCTGGTGGCCTTCTCGTTCGCGTTCTCGTGGATCTGGACGATGTTCGGGCTGCTGCTGCGCAGCGAGAAGTCGGTGATGGGCGTCAGCATGATGGTGCTGTTCCCGCTCACCTTCCTCAGCAACGTCTACGTCGACCCGCAGACCATGCCGGGCTGGCTGCAGGCGTTCGTCGGGGTCAACCCCATATCCCACCTGGTCACCGCGGCGCGTTCCCTGATGGCGGGCAGCCCCGACACCGGGGAGATCACCTGGGTGCTGGTCTGCGGCGCGCTGTCGGTCGTGATCTTCGGCGCGCTGACCATGCGGCTCTACAACCGCAAATAG
- a CDS encoding ATP-binding cassette domain-containing protein: MHDLAIETSGLVKTFGDNRAVDGLDLTVPAGTVYGVLGPNGAGKTTAVKILATLLRPDGGEARVFGHDVLREADAVRGRVSLTGQYASVDEEMTGVENLVLLGRLLGHRKAAAKDRAMQLLEAFGLTEAARRQVKNYSGGMRRRLDIAASILNTPDLLFLDEPTTGLDPRSRNQVWDIIRIVVAHGTTVLLTTQYLDEADRLAGRIAVIDHGRVIAEGTPGELKSSVGSGAVHVRLRDAAQRPEAERVLAKELNTQVHLEADPVALTARVAGEDADAAPERASRALAALAASGIVVDDFSLGQPSLDEAFLALTGAPPGEHSLALTDHPATGENAQEEAA, translated from the coding sequence ATGCACGACCTGGCGATAGAGACATCGGGCCTGGTCAAGACATTCGGCGACAACCGCGCGGTGGACGGTCTCGACCTCACGGTGCCGGCCGGCACGGTATATGGCGTGCTCGGCCCCAACGGGGCGGGCAAGACCACGGCGGTCAAGATACTGGCGACCCTGCTGCGCCCGGACGGCGGCGAGGCCAGGGTCTTCGGCCACGACGTGCTGCGCGAGGCCGACGCCGTACGCGGCCGGGTGAGTCTGACGGGCCAGTACGCCTCGGTGGACGAGGAGATGACCGGGGTGGAGAACCTGGTCCTGCTCGGCAGGCTGCTGGGCCACAGGAAGGCCGCGGCCAAAGACCGGGCCATGCAGCTGCTCGAGGCGTTCGGGCTGACCGAGGCCGCCCGCCGGCAGGTCAAGAACTACTCGGGCGGCATGCGCAGAAGGCTGGACATCGCGGCCAGCATCCTCAACACGCCCGACCTGTTGTTCCTGGACGAGCCCACGACCGGCCTCGACCCGCGCAGCCGCAACCAGGTCTGGGACATCATCAGGATCGTGGTCGCCCACGGCACGACCGTGCTGCTCACCACGCAGTATCTGGACGAGGCCGACCGGCTGGCGGGGCGCATCGCGGTCATCGACCACGGCAGGGTCATCGCCGAGGGCACGCCGGGCGAGCTCAAGTCGTCGGTCGGCTCGGGGGCGGTGCACGTGCGGCTGCGGGACGCCGCGCAGCGGCCGGAGGCCGAGCGGGTGCTGGCCAAGGAGCTGAACACCCAGGTCCATCTGGAGGCCGATCCCGTGGCCCTGACCGCCCGCGTCGCCGGGGAAGACGCCGACGCGGCCCCGGAGCGGGCCTCGCGCGCCCTCGCGGCGCTGGCGGCGTCCGGCATCGTCGTGGACGACTTCTCCCTCGGCCAGCCCAGCCTCGACGAGGCCTTCCTCGCGCTGACCGGCGCGCCTCCTGGGGAGCACAGCCTTGCCCTTACGGATCACCCGGCCACCGGCGAGAACGCTCAGGAGGAGGCGGCATGA
- a CDS encoding ABC transporter ATP-binding protein: MNLHDGAPALSIAGLRKTYGETRAVDGVDLVVDRGEVVALLGPNGAGKSTTIDMVVGLSRPDAGEIAVFGASPHEAVRRGLVGVMPQEGTLLDDVTVRETVALIASLHRTPLPVEEVLGRAGVAGLAGRRAALLSGGQRQRVRFAMALVSGPGLLVLDEPTAAMDLTARREFWQSMHAFAETGRTVLFSTHYLEEAEAYADRVVLMHAGRVVADGPVSAVMAEVSGRTVTATVPGARAEDLGALPGVTAAHVRDGRAELRCTDSDLVVRHLLARYPEVRDVEVGALGLEEAFLRLTGAAEAVR, encoded by the coding sequence ATGAACCTTCATGACGGCGCCCCCGCCCTCTCCATCGCGGGGCTGCGCAAGACGTACGGCGAGACCCGCGCGGTCGACGGAGTCGACCTGGTGGTGGACCGGGGGGAGGTGGTGGCCCTGCTCGGCCCGAACGGCGCGGGAAAATCCACCACGATTGACATGGTCGTCGGGCTGAGCCGTCCGGACGCGGGGGAGATCGCCGTGTTCGGCGCGTCTCCGCATGAGGCGGTGCGGCGCGGCCTGGTGGGCGTGATGCCGCAGGAGGGCACGCTGCTCGACGACGTGACCGTCCGCGAGACGGTGGCGCTGATCGCGTCGTTGCACCGGACGCCGCTGCCGGTGGAGGAGGTGCTGGGCCGCGCCGGGGTGGCCGGCCTCGCCGGTCGCCGGGCCGCGCTGCTGTCCGGCGGCCAGCGGCAGCGGGTGCGGTTCGCCATGGCCCTGGTGTCCGGCCCCGGCCTGCTGGTGCTCGACGAGCCGACGGCGGCCATGGACTTGACGGCCCGGCGGGAGTTCTGGCAGTCGATGCACGCCTTCGCCGAGACCGGCCGCACCGTGCTGTTCTCCACGCACTACCTGGAGGAGGCCGAGGCGTACGCCGACCGGGTCGTGCTGATGCACGCGGGCCGCGTCGTGGCCGACGGCCCGGTATCGGCGGTCATGGCCGAGGTGTCCGGCCGTACGGTGACCGCGACCGTGCCCGGCGCGCGCGCCGAGGACCTGGGCGCGCTCCCGGGCGTGACTGCGGCGCACGTGCGCGATGGCCGGGCCGAGCTCCGCTGCACCGACTCCGACCTGGTCGTACGGCACCTGCTGGCGCGCTATCCCGAGGTGCGGGACGTCGAGGTCGGCGCGCTGGGCCTGGAGGAGGCGTTCCTGCGCCTGACCGGAGCAGCGGAGGCCGTGCGATGA
- a CDS encoding ABC transporter permease — MTGYLAFEIRRTLRDAKFLLFAVALPVGIYLLMADRFADQGAPAAYVMGGVAVFGAMKAALDVGARTAVERGIGWQRQLRLTPLSGGGYLLAKASVAMVVALPPVAGVSLVAALTGGVDLSAGGWATAVLGVWAGTVPFALLGLLIGQFASARGLQAYQGAVVLVLSFVGGLFIPVSTFPAALAVVAKVLPSYWLAEIGHAAALGGHSSGGGSGVAVLVLALYTLVLGVAVAVRYRRDTARA, encoded by the coding sequence ATGACCGGATATCTCGCGTTCGAGATCAGACGGACCCTGCGGGACGCCAAGTTCCTGCTGTTCGCGGTCGCCCTGCCGGTGGGCATCTATCTGCTGATGGCCGACCGCTTCGCCGACCAGGGCGCTCCCGCGGCGTACGTGATGGGCGGGGTCGCGGTGTTCGGGGCGATGAAGGCGGCGCTCGACGTTGGGGCACGTACGGCGGTGGAGCGCGGCATCGGCTGGCAGCGCCAGTTGCGGCTGACTCCGCTCAGCGGCGGCGGCTATCTGCTGGCCAAGGCGTCGGTGGCGATGGTCGTGGCGCTGCCGCCGGTGGCCGGGGTGTCGCTGGTCGCCGCGCTCACCGGCGGGGTGGACCTGTCCGCGGGCGGCTGGGCGACGGCCGTGCTCGGCGTGTGGGCGGGCACGGTGCCGTTCGCCCTGCTCGGCCTGCTGATCGGCCAGTTCGCCAGTGCCCGGGGCCTCCAGGCGTACCAGGGGGCGGTGGTGCTGGTGCTCAGCTTCGTCGGCGGGCTGTTCATCCCGGTGAGCACGTTCCCCGCCGCGCTCGCGGTGGTGGCCAAGGTCCTGCCGAGCTACTGGCTCGCCGAGATCGGCCACGCCGCCGCGCTGGGCGGGCACAGCAGCGGGGGAGGCAGCGGGGTGGCCGTGCTGGTCCTGGCGCTGTACACGCTCGTGCTGGGCGTCGCCGTGGCCGTCCGGTATCGCCGCGACACGGCGCGGGCCTAG
- a CDS encoding sensor histidine kinase — protein MGEQGVWGRSAWPVWNPARPGSRSAHVRGVLVLALLLVWPLWETLREALRPDGSGPQAPAVRIALGAVTVLYAAGWLWSMIGGIRLPPRRRILLVGALFALAAVAALLRDGPLYLGHAGVFSYVLAVAAWLLPARWGVLLAAATWLLQVLAQWLAPGPVTWEHVGGLVPGVVIPVAVTLLIRLVVQLGQAHEEIAALATAAERDRLARDLHDVLGHSLTTITVKTALARRVLESGGDVERALAELRDVERLSREAHGEVRLTVSGRRRPSLAAELAGARAALRAAGISPILPPSADHVPAELAEPFAYVLREGVTNVIRHSGATRCEVLLGDDWLEVRDNGTGQDTGRETAGRHAAKPGNGLSGLAERLRAVGGRVEAGPLPAGGFRLRASRA, from the coding sequence GTGGGCGAGCAGGGCGTATGGGGGCGTTCCGCCTGGCCGGTGTGGAACCCGGCCCGGCCGGGGTCTCGCTCGGCTCACGTCCGCGGCGTCCTCGTGCTGGCGCTCCTGCTGGTCTGGCCGCTGTGGGAGACGCTGCGGGAGGCGCTGAGGCCGGACGGATCCGGGCCGCAGGCCCCGGCGGTGCGGATCGCGCTCGGCGCCGTCACTGTCCTGTACGCGGCGGGCTGGCTCTGGTCCATGATCGGCGGGATCCGCCTGCCGCCCCGGCGGCGGATCCTGCTCGTCGGGGCGCTGTTCGCGCTGGCGGCCGTGGCGGCCCTGCTGCGCGACGGCCCGCTCTATCTCGGCCATGCCGGCGTGTTCAGCTACGTGCTCGCGGTGGCGGCCTGGCTGCTTCCGGCCCGCTGGGGCGTGCTGCTCGCGGCGGCGACCTGGCTGCTTCAGGTGCTCGCACAGTGGCTCGCCCCCGGCCCCGTCACCTGGGAGCACGTGGGCGGCCTCGTCCCCGGGGTCGTGATCCCGGTGGCCGTGACGCTGCTGATCCGGCTCGTCGTCCAGCTCGGCCAGGCCCACGAGGAGATCGCGGCGCTGGCCACGGCGGCCGAGCGCGACCGGCTGGCCAGGGACCTCCACGACGTGCTCGGGCACAGCCTGACCACGATCACGGTGAAGACCGCCCTGGCCCGCCGGGTGCTGGAGAGTGGCGGCGACGTCGAACGCGCTCTGGCCGAGCTGCGCGACGTCGAACGGCTGTCCCGGGAGGCGCACGGCGAGGTGCGCCTGACCGTGTCGGGCCGCCGCCGGCCGTCCCTCGCCGCCGAGCTGGCGGGGGCACGCGCCGCGCTGCGGGCCGCCGGGATCAGCCCGATCCTCCCGCCGTCCGCCGACCACGTGCCGGCCGAGCTGGCCGAGCCCTTCGCGTACGTCCTGAGAGAGGGGGTCACCAACGTGATCCGGCACAGCGGCGCCACCCGGTGCGAGGTGCTGCTCGGGGACGACTGGCTTGAGGTGCGCGACAACGGCACGGGGCAAGACACGGGGCGAGAAACCGCGGGGCGGCACGCGGCGAAGCCCGGCAACGGCCTGTCCGGCCTGGCCGAGCGGCTGCGCGCCGTCGGCGGGCGGGTCGAGGCGGGCCCGCTGCCCGCGGGCGGCTTCCGGCTGCGGGCGAGCCGCGCATGA
- a CDS encoding response regulator transcription factor yields MIRVLLADDQALVRGALAAMLALEPDIEVVAQVGSGEEVVEAARHARPDVALIDVQMPGRDGLEVTADLRAALPSCRVVICTTFGRPGYFARAMENGASGFVVKDAPPEHLVDTVRRVHAGLRVVDPALAAESLASGSSPLTPRERDVLRAARQGGTVAEIARSLHLSAGTVRNHLSAAIGKTGASTRAEAALIADEQGWL; encoded by the coding sequence ATGATCAGGGTGCTGCTCGCCGACGACCAGGCGCTCGTACGCGGGGCGCTCGCGGCGATGCTCGCGCTGGAGCCCGACATCGAGGTGGTGGCCCAGGTCGGCTCGGGCGAGGAGGTCGTCGAGGCGGCCCGGCACGCCCGGCCCGACGTGGCGTTGATCGACGTGCAGATGCCGGGCAGGGACGGCCTGGAGGTCACGGCCGACCTGCGCGCCGCGCTCCCGTCGTGCCGGGTGGTGATCTGCACGACCTTCGGGCGGCCCGGCTACTTCGCCCGTGCCATGGAAAACGGCGCCTCGGGCTTCGTCGTGAAGGACGCGCCGCCTGAGCACCTGGTCGACACGGTGCGCCGGGTGCACGCGGGCCTGCGCGTGGTCGATCCCGCCCTGGCCGCCGAGTCGCTCGCCAGCGGGTCGAGCCCGCTGACCCCGCGGGAGCGCGACGTGCTGCGCGCGGCCCGGCAGGGCGGCACGGTGGCCGAGATAGCGCGGAGCCTGCACCTTTCGGCCGGGACCGTACGCAACCACCTGTCGGCGGCGATCGGCAAGACCGGCGCGAGCACCCGCGCCGAGGCCGCGCTGATAGCCGACGAACAGGGCTGGCTCTGA
- a CDS encoding GNAT family N-acetyltransferase, which produces MSEPMSQPMLQTDRITLVPLSDDHLEHEIELDADPEVMRYLTGRARTREEVEALHRQRLDVAHRAAGLGFWAGFVDGKFVGWWLLEPPARADQGPADGQAELGYRLLRRYWRQGLGSEGARELLRYAFEDLRLDRVFAETMAVNAASRATMAAIGMQYVRTFHMDWEEPLPGSELGEVEYAITREQWLVSRTAPA; this is translated from the coding sequence ATGTCAGAGCCCATGTCGCAGCCGATGTTGCAGACCGACCGCATCACGCTCGTGCCGCTGTCCGACGACCACCTTGAGCACGAGATCGAGCTCGACGCCGATCCCGAGGTCATGCGCTACCTCACCGGCCGTGCGCGCACCCGCGAGGAGGTGGAGGCCCTCCACCGTCAGCGGCTCGACGTCGCGCACCGCGCCGCCGGGCTCGGCTTCTGGGCCGGGTTCGTGGACGGGAAGTTCGTCGGCTGGTGGCTTCTGGAGCCGCCCGCGCGTGCCGACCAGGGCCCGGCCGACGGACAGGCCGAGCTCGGATACCGGCTCCTGCGGCGCTACTGGCGCCAGGGCCTGGGCAGCGAGGGAGCCCGCGAGCTGCTTCGTTACGCGTTCGAAGACCTCCGGCTCGACCGCGTCTTCGCCGAGACCATGGCGGTCAACGCCGCCTCCCGCGCGACGATGGCCGCGATCGGCATGCAGTACGTCCGTACGTTCCACATGGACTGGGAGGAGCCGCTCCCCGGCAGCGAGCTCGGCGAGGTCGAGTATGCGATCACCCGGGAGCAGTGGCTCGTTTCCCGAACGGCCCCCGCCTGA
- a CDS encoding alpha/beta hydrolase produces the protein MDVEISGIPVHFAEHGDGMPVLALHGAGVDHREMAGALEPVFRDLPGYRRVYPDLPGMGRTPVGDRLRGSDDVLDLVLGLVDAVAGDRPFAVVGHSFGGYLARGIAARRPDQVAGLALICPLGEDTRDVPAHEVLYASADVAGVLSPTEQAQFRDYFVVQTPATLERFREHVAPALPLVDRDGLGRVFEQWRLSDVSPYAGPTLIIAGRQDSTVGYAGAWELVARYPHATYAVLDRAGHALPHEQTGLLAALVGEWLDRVAIR, from the coding sequence ATGGACGTGGAGATCAGCGGCATACCAGTGCATTTCGCCGAGCACGGCGACGGCATGCCCGTTCTGGCGCTGCATGGAGCGGGAGTGGACCACCGCGAGATGGCCGGCGCGCTGGAACCGGTCTTCCGCGACCTGCCCGGCTATCGGCGCGTCTACCCCGACCTGCCCGGCATGGGGCGCACTCCGGTGGGGGACCGGCTCCGCGGCTCCGACGACGTCCTCGATCTCGTGCTCGGTCTGGTCGACGCCGTCGCCGGCGATCGGCCGTTCGCGGTCGTCGGCCACTCGTTCGGCGGATATCTGGCCCGGGGCATCGCCGCCCGCCGTCCGGACCAGGTCGCGGGGCTGGCGCTGATCTGCCCGCTCGGCGAGGACACGCGTGACGTGCCCGCGCACGAGGTGCTGTACGCCTCGGCCGACGTGGCCGGGGTGCTGAGCCCGACCGAGCAGGCCCAGTTTCGTGACTACTTCGTGGTGCAGACGCCCGCCACGCTCGAACGGTTCCGGGAGCACGTGGCCCCGGCCCTGCCCCTCGTCGACCGGGACGGCCTCGGGCGGGTCTTCGAACAATGGCGGCTGAGCGACGTCTCCCCGTACGCCGGCCCGACCCTGATCATCGCCGGGCGCCAGGACTCCACCGTGGGGTACGCCGGCGCCTGGGAGCTGGTGGCGCGCTATCCGCATGCCACCTACGCCGTCCTCGACCGGGCCGGGCACGCGCTGCCGCACGAGCAGACCGGGCTGCTGGCCGCGCTCGTCGGCGAATGGCTCGACAGAGTGGCGATCCGTTAG
- a CDS encoding helix-turn-helix transcriptional regulator: protein MSDNTLGEFLRSRREAVTPAEVGLPGGGRRRTPGLRRSELATLAGISVEYLTRLEQGRDRHPSVPVLAALADALRLSSDDRLHLLHHFKAADGAGRLVGPCQGPPAQSVRPTVRALLDRLEPAPAVVVNRLGDVLAHTNGYELLAGPIGLLDRRPANLVRYVFADPRAKAAYPEWDRVAGERLAALKPGISREDPHVEHLVNELTLAVGAPFTDRLATPPGPPRRTGLERLAHPEAGELRLAYETLGLSDDDSQVLIAYLPADDATAARLDRLTGRHPGALCAVSGL, encoded by the coding sequence GTGAGCGACAACACCCTGGGAGAGTTCCTGCGGTCCCGCCGTGAGGCGGTCACCCCCGCCGAGGTCGGGCTGCCCGGCGGCGGCCGGCGCCGGACCCCCGGCCTTCGCCGTTCCGAGCTGGCCACGCTGGCCGGGATCAGCGTCGAATATCTCACCCGGCTTGAGCAGGGGCGGGACCGTCACCCCTCGGTGCCCGTGCTCGCCGCCCTCGCCGACGCGTTGCGCCTGTCGTCCGACGACCGCCTCCATCTGCTCCACCATTTCAAGGCGGCCGACGGTGCCGGCCGGCTCGTCGGCCCGTGCCAGGGGCCGCCCGCGCAGTCGGTGCGTCCCACCGTCCGGGCGCTGCTCGACCGGCTCGAACCCGCCCCGGCGGTGGTCGTCAACCGGCTCGGCGACGTGCTCGCCCACACGAACGGCTACGAGCTGCTTGCCGGCCCCATCGGGTTGCTCGACCGCCGGCCAGCCAACCTGGTGCGGTACGTCTTCGCCGACCCCCGGGCCAAGGCCGCGTACCCCGAGTGGGACCGGGTCGCCGGCGAGCGGCTCGCCGCGCTGAAACCGGGGATTTCCCGGGAGGACCCGCACGTCGAGCACCTCGTCAACGAGCTGACCCTGGCCGTCGGCGCGCCCTTCACCGACCGGTTGGCGACGCCGCCCGGCCCGCCCAGGCGCACCGGTCTCGAACGGCTGGCGCATCCCGAGGCGGGCGAACTACGGCTGGCCTACGAGACCCTCGGCCTGTCCGACGACGACAGCCAGGTCCTGATCGCCTATCTCCCCGCGGACGACGCCACCGCCGCCAGGCTCGACCGCCTCACGGGCCGCCATCCCGGCGCCCTCTGCGCCGTCTCGGGCTTATGA
- a CDS encoding SDR family NAD(P)-dependent oxidoreductase produces MDLGLTGRTVIVTGASGGIGREIARGFAAEGADVVLTYHHAQDGAERLAKEIGGRSLVAPYEMDDDEAARGLVESVLAWSGRIDVLVNNAVHWGADEPEADLPFDAVPDVRWQKVIRVNVEGALRLSRAVVPSMRERGWGRMVHISSSIAVDGMPGGEFYGAAKAALHGFSRSAAFGLGKAGDILSNVVMPGFTRTETNAEMAEQWGGHYSARAPIGRLLDAAEVANAVVYLGSAANTGITGQAIKVTGGA; encoded by the coding sequence ATGGATCTGGGACTCACCGGCCGTACGGTCATCGTGACGGGGGCCTCCGGCGGCATCGGGCGGGAGATCGCCCGCGGGTTCGCCGCCGAAGGAGCCGACGTGGTGCTCACCTATCACCACGCGCAGGACGGTGCGGAACGGCTCGCCAAGGAGATCGGCGGACGCTCGCTCGTCGCGCCGTACGAGATGGACGACGACGAAGCGGCCCGCGGCCTGGTCGAGAGCGTGCTCGCGTGGTCGGGCCGGATCGACGTGCTGGTCAACAACGCCGTGCACTGGGGCGCCGACGAGCCGGAAGCGGACCTCCCGTTCGACGCCGTGCCCGACGTGAGGTGGCAGAAGGTGATCCGGGTCAACGTCGAGGGCGCGCTGCGGCTCAGCCGGGCGGTCGTCCCGTCGATGCGGGAGCGCGGATGGGGCCGGATGGTGCACATCTCGTCGAGCATCGCGGTCGACGGCATGCCCGGCGGGGAGTTCTACGGGGCGGCCAAGGCGGCGCTGCATGGTTTCAGCAGGTCCGCCGCGTTCGGGTTGGGGAAGGCCGGCGACATCCTGTCCAACGTCGTCATGCCCGGCTTCACCAGGACCGAGACGAACGCCGAGATGGCCGAGCAATGGGGCGGGCACTACAGCGCGCGGGCTCCGATCGGCCGCCTGCTCGACGCCGCCGAGGTCGCGAACGCCGTCGTCTATCTGGGCTCGGCCGCCAACACCGGCATCACCGGACAGGCGATCAAAGTGACCGGCGGGGCCTGA
- a CDS encoding HesB/IscA family protein — protein MLTLTDNAVMAIRDLTAGDNIPDEAGLRLAARPGPEASLELSLVSAPQAGDQVIEKADTRVFVEAEVAPSLDDKTLDAEIGAEGQHTFLLMRQ, from the coding sequence ATGCTGACGCTGACCGACAACGCCGTCATGGCGATTCGTGATCTGACGGCCGGTGACAACATCCCTGATGAGGCGGGCCTGCGACTGGCGGCGAGGCCCGGCCCGGAAGCCTCCCTCGAACTGTCTCTGGTGAGCGCGCCGCAGGCCGGCGACCAGGTGATCGAGAAGGCGGACACCCGGGTCTTCGTCGAGGCGGAGGTGGCGCCCTCGCTCGACGACAAGACGCTCGACGCCGAGATCGGTGCGGAGGGCCAGCACACCTTCCTGCTCATGCGCCAGTAG
- a CDS encoding DinB family protein — protein sequence MSSSPESSEVETLLGYLNWKRRHVLDILDGLDEADLRRPVLPSAWTPVGLVHHLALDVERFWFRAVFGGDPEAVASFATSADAWQVAGDRPASEVFDLYREETARADKVIASRGLDQAPRWWPDFRDDRPPRDLRSAILHVIVETATHAGHLDAVRELIDGKQFLVLD from the coding sequence ATGAGCTCGTCACCGGAATCGAGTGAGGTCGAGACCCTCCTCGGCTACCTGAACTGGAAGCGGCGGCACGTCCTCGACATCCTCGACGGCCTGGACGAGGCCGACCTCCGGCGTCCTGTCCTTCCGTCGGCCTGGACCCCGGTCGGCCTCGTCCACCACCTCGCCCTCGACGTCGAGCGCTTCTGGTTCCGCGCGGTCTTCGGCGGCGACCCCGAAGCGGTGGCCTCGTTCGCCACCTCGGCCGACGCGTGGCAGGTGGCCGGCGACCGGCCCGCCTCGGAGGTGTTCGACCTCTACCGCGAGGAGACGGCGCGCGCCGACAAGGTGATCGCCTCCAGGGGTCTGGACCAGGCGCCGCGCTGGTGGCCGGACTTCCGCGACGACCGGCCGCCGCGCGACCTGCGTTCGGCGATCCTCCACGTCATCGTCGAGACGGCGACCCATGCCGGCCATCTCGACGCCGTACGCGAGCTGATCGACGGCAAACAGTTCCTCGTCCTCGACTGA
- a CDS encoding prevent-host-death protein, with amino-acid sequence MGVHFASYTEARAKLKELLDAAERGRSATVRRDDRTAAVVDGERLRYFLARICPSNAQVVAEDGGWSVFIPGLPVAADGRTFDEAIDEMIDALREYAEDWQDHLLDAVNHRDNWGLVQMICLSSDDQLREWLIGAAQ; translated from the coding sequence ATGGGAGTGCATTTCGCCAGCTACACGGAGGCCAGAGCCAAGCTCAAGGAGCTCCTCGACGCTGCTGAGCGGGGTCGGAGTGCGACCGTTCGCCGCGACGACCGGACCGCCGCTGTAGTAGACGGCGAGCGCTTGCGATACTTCCTGGCTCGAATCTGCCCATCCAACGCCCAGGTAGTGGCCGAGGATGGTGGATGGTCGGTCTTCATTCCAGGGCTGCCGGTCGCCGCGGACGGGCGGACGTTCGACGAGGCCATCGACGAGATGATCGACGCGCTTCGAGAGTACGCCGAGGATTGGCAGGACCACCTGTTGGACGCGGTCAACCACCGCGACAACTGGGGGCTGGTGCAGATGATCTGCCTGAGCAGCGACGACCAGCTACGGGAGTGGCTGATAGGGGCGGCTCAATGA
- a CDS encoding cytotoxic translational repressor of toxin-antitoxin stability system: MTWPQPTREDHERFCKSEGWRRIRDARGRTGTHHVTYEFDLPTGGILRTRISHPPDRYGPSLWAHILRDQLQVSEEEFWGCVRDGIVPDRGGRQAPAEALPADLVYLLIHRVGLTEAEVGRMSRDEALARLQIFWSEGS; encoded by the coding sequence ATGACGTGGCCGCAGCCGACCCGGGAAGATCACGAGCGTTTCTGCAAGAGCGAAGGCTGGCGGCGAATCCGGGACGCCAGGGGACGGACGGGCACGCACCACGTGACGTACGAGTTCGACCTCCCTACGGGCGGCATCCTGCGGACGCGAATTTCACATCCACCTGACCGCTATGGGCCCAGCCTTTGGGCTCATATCCTGCGAGACCAGCTCCAGGTCTCCGAGGAGGAGTTCTGGGGCTGCGTCCGGGACGGGATCGTGCCTGACCGGGGAGGCCGTCAAGCGCCGGCTGAGGCGCTGCCCGCAGACCTGGTCTATCTCCTCATCCATCGAGTCGGGCTGACCGAAGCCGAGGTCGGCCGCATGTCGCGAGATGAGGCGCTTGCTCGTCTTCAGATCTTCTGGTCGGAAGGCTCGTAG
- a CDS encoding DUF397 domain-containing protein has translation MDLYDRDLAGVRFRRLCGGNQQEEDMESCVELAPIPGEADAFALRDSKNPDAGTLRFTGAELRAAGLTTL, from the coding sequence ATGGACCTGTACGACCGCGACCTCGCCGGAGTGCGCTTCCGGCGGCTGTGCGGCGGCAACCAGCAGGAGGAGGACATGGAGTCCTGCGTCGAGCTGGCCCCGATTCCGGGCGAGGCGGACGCCTTCGCCCTGCGTGACAGCAAGAACCCGGATGCCGGGACTCTCCGGTTCACCGGTGCCGAGCTTCGCGCGGCCGGCCTGACCACACTGTAG